One Erythrobacter aureus DNA segment encodes these proteins:
- a CDS encoding LuxR family transcriptional regulator — translation MDDIQSECRAERAEHRMGESATMEDSWAIRQIAAAETRDDVFTIARAFYRTHGFHALSYLKPSREHPGQADVISFGFPEEWIARYNDGLNLLDPFPSLIARAGRPVRLSHMAADKSLTPDQRHFVEQAREHGVTDGYAFPTFGPHQHLAAFGINQIDHQDRVEHADIPILHAIAQAAHLRIDQLEAGLVERPRLAPREVVILHWIAQGKSNEEIALILGSKRPTIATHIKRIFFKLNVSDRASAAVKGVKYGIIDI, via the coding sequence ATGGATGACATTCAATCGGAATGCCGCGCGGAGCGTGCCGAACACAGGATGGGAGAGAGCGCGACCATGGAAGATAGTTGGGCCATACGGCAGATTGCCGCCGCAGAAACCCGGGATGACGTATTCACCATCGCCAGGGCCTTCTATCGCACGCACGGCTTCCACGCCTTGAGCTATCTCAAACCCTCGCGCGAGCATCCCGGGCAGGCCGATGTCATATCCTTCGGCTTTCCCGAGGAGTGGATCGCCAGGTATAATGACGGCCTCAACCTGCTCGACCCCTTCCCTTCGCTGATCGCCCGCGCCGGGCGGCCGGTGCGGCTCAGCCACATGGCGGCCGACAAATCGCTTACGCCCGATCAGCGGCATTTCGTCGAACAGGCGCGCGAACACGGGGTGACCGATGGCTATGCCTTCCCCACTTTCGGCCCGCATCAGCACCTGGCCGCCTTCGGCATCAACCAGATCGACCATCAGGACCGGGTCGAACATGCCGACATCCCCATCCTCCACGCCATCGCCCAGGCCGCCCATCTGCGGATCGACCAGCTCGAGGCGGGCCTGGTCGAACGGCCCCGGCTGGCGCCGCGCGAAGTGGTGATCCTGCACTGGATCGCGCAGGGCAAGAGCAATGAGGAAATCGCCCTCATCCTGGGCAGCAAGCGCCCGACCATCGCCACCCACATCAAGCGGATATTCTTCAAGCTCAACGTGTCCGACCGCGCCTCGGCGGCGGTCAAGGGCGTGAAATACGGCATTATCGACATCTGA